One region of Streptomyces leeuwenhoekii genomic DNA includes:
- a CDS encoding tetratricopeptide repeat protein, whose amino-acid sequence MTPAPLRDLKDYVYQLYVEAGAPPTQRMAVEIGNDDDTFPGSPSKATIHRIIGSSELPTGQEDVVSVALLLARGAGRNPREVETRVRRMWIAAHLAQPLGTSVRDLDPFALEVHRAISVPGEDALPGLPAYVLRDHDAALGELVDRAIGGESLMVTLVGESSTGKTRACWEALSRLPSGWRVWHPFDPTRPDAALVHLREIGPRTVIWLNEAQHYLLAPDARTAEGITAGLRSVLTDRRRSPVLVLATIWPRFWDPLTTPSAAGADDRFEQQRKLLTDLGRCIVVPKTFTEKDLRQARRKAHDDPRLASALAGAADGEITQFLAGVPELMRRYQCAAPAEKALIHAAMDFRRLGHGPLLPHDLLAEAAGGYLKDQEIGLRGGDWLEEALAYCAMPCHGVPGPLTPVVSGSNAFAGRAYRLADYLEQHGRVERRLVCPPASFWQAAIRHCLGSDDSAALARAAQRRGRFQVAAALYGKALSDGNTEVRPELARLAEGVGDLTRAKKFYEAAWKDDGLARWELVRLRQLMGEPGRAEELAHVAANQGDSSSLARLARLRQQAGDEDGAQRLTRNAAARGKIRTYAGLARSREEAGDRAGAETLALLALRMTGSTYAVSDLVGMREQAGDGEGAERLVLTAADRDKLRPAIRLASRRWKAGDRQGAARVLDLAAGRGSIFALIELARLKRRWGDGEGAEELLRRAVGRGSLSALTELARLRERAGDKQGALRLYRTAAERGSTDALAHLALLKEEEGAGEEAERMACSAADGGSTFALLELSWLREKNNDRHGAERLAHTAHRAGNSGALVLLARLREKAGDTSGAEALVLQAAAAGDSQVLNEFVVRREKSGDSEGAERLASAGGGQVLLQLARLWESDGRGPEAERLYQRAAERGRTQAWAELARLKQQAGDHEAAEDHARAAARAGHVEVLSDLARTCAREGLPDDADRLHRVAVDSGYDGALPHWAELRGQADPRWRDLPRYGLAANGDLSAPWCFGPTGDPRPCRGDLEGLCREREGVRACLTATVRPTGGG is encoded by the coding sequence GTGACTCCCGCGCCCCTGCGGGACTTGAAGGACTACGTCTACCAGCTCTACGTGGAGGCCGGGGCGCCGCCGACACAGCGCATGGCGGTCGAGATCGGCAACGACGACGACACTTTTCCCGGCAGCCCCTCGAAGGCCACCATCCACCGGATCATCGGTTCCAGCGAACTTCCCACGGGACAGGAGGACGTCGTCTCCGTCGCCCTCCTGCTGGCCCGCGGGGCGGGCAGGAACCCGCGGGAGGTGGAGACCCGGGTACGGCGGATGTGGATCGCCGCCCACCTCGCCCAGCCGTTGGGCACCTCCGTCCGCGACCTGGACCCCTTCGCGCTGGAGGTGCACCGGGCGATCAGCGTGCCCGGTGAGGACGCGCTGCCCGGCCTGCCCGCCTACGTCCTGCGGGATCACGACGCGGCACTGGGCGAACTGGTGGACCGGGCGATCGGGGGCGAGAGCCTCATGGTCACCCTGGTCGGCGAGTCCTCGACCGGGAAGACCCGCGCCTGCTGGGAGGCGCTGAGCCGTCTTCCCTCCGGATGGCGGGTGTGGCACCCCTTCGATCCGACGCGCCCGGACGCGGCCCTGGTCCATCTCCGGGAGATCGGGCCCCGCACGGTGATCTGGCTCAACGAGGCACAGCACTACCTGCTCGCTCCCGACGCCAGGACCGCCGAGGGCATCACCGCGGGCCTGCGGTCGGTGCTGACCGACCGGCGGCGCAGCCCGGTGCTGGTCCTGGCCACCATCTGGCCCCGCTTCTGGGACCCGCTGACCACACCCTCGGCCGCGGGCGCGGACGACCGATTCGAGCAGCAGCGCAAGCTCCTCACCGACCTCGGGCGGTGCATCGTGGTGCCCAAGACCTTCACCGAGAAGGACCTGCGCCAGGCACGCCGGAAGGCACACGACGACCCGCGGCTCGCCAGCGCCCTGGCGGGAGCCGCCGACGGGGAGATCACCCAGTTCCTCGCCGGCGTCCCGGAGCTCATGCGGCGGTACCAGTGCGCGGCACCCGCCGAGAAGGCGCTGATCCACGCCGCCATGGACTTCCGGCGGCTCGGGCACGGCCCCCTGCTGCCCCACGATCTTCTGGCCGAGGCCGCAGGCGGGTATCTGAAGGACCAGGAGATCGGCCTGCGCGGCGGCGACTGGCTGGAGGAGGCCCTGGCGTACTGCGCCATGCCGTGCCATGGGGTTCCCGGCCCGCTGACGCCGGTCGTGTCCGGGAGCAACGCGTTCGCCGGACGGGCGTACCGGCTCGCGGACTACCTCGAGCAGCACGGTCGCGTCGAGCGCCGGCTGGTCTGCCCGCCGGCCTCGTTCTGGCAGGCCGCGATCCGCCACTGCCTCGGCTCCGACGACAGTGCCGCGCTGGCCCGTGCCGCGCAGCGCAGGGGGCGGTTCCAGGTCGCCGCGGCCCTCTACGGAAAGGCACTGAGCGACGGAAACACCGAGGTGCGGCCCGAGTTGGCCCGCCTCGCCGAAGGCGTGGGGGACCTCACCCGGGCCAAGAAGTTCTACGAGGCAGCGTGGAAGGACGACGGGCTGGCCCGCTGGGAGCTCGTACGACTGCGCCAGCTCATGGGTGAACCGGGCAGGGCCGAGGAGCTGGCCCATGTGGCCGCCAACCAGGGGGACAGCTCCTCGCTCGCCCGGCTGGCCCGTCTGCGCCAGCAGGCCGGTGACGAGGACGGGGCCCAGAGGCTCACGAGGAACGCCGCCGCCCGGGGCAAGATCAGGACGTACGCGGGACTGGCCCGGTCCAGGGAGGAAGCGGGGGACAGGGCCGGCGCCGAGACGCTCGCCCTGCTGGCCCTGAGGATGACGGGCAGCACGTACGCCGTGTCGGACCTGGTGGGCATGCGGGAGCAGGCCGGGGACGGCGAGGGGGCCGAGCGCCTGGTCCTGACCGCTGCCGACCGGGACAAGCTGCGCCCCGCCATCAGGCTGGCGAGCAGGCGGTGGAAGGCCGGGGACCGGCAGGGCGCGGCCCGCGTGCTCGACCTGGCCGCCGGCCGGGGCAGCATCTTCGCCCTGATCGAGCTGGCTCGCCTGAAGCGGAGGTGGGGAGACGGCGAAGGGGCGGAGGAGTTGCTGCGCAGGGCCGTGGGCCGGGGCAGCCTGTCCGCCCTGACCGAGCTGGCCCGGCTGCGGGAGAGGGCCGGGGACAAACAGGGGGCGCTGCGGCTGTACCGGACCGCGGCCGAGCGGGGAAGCACGGACGCGCTGGCCCACCTCGCTCTCCTGAAGGAAGAGGAGGGAGCCGGCGAGGAAGCCGAGCGCATGGCGTGCAGCGCGGCGGACGGCGGCAGCACCTTCGCGCTGCTGGAGCTGTCGTGGCTGCGTGAGAAGAACAACGACCGCCACGGCGCCGAACGCCTGGCGCACACCGCCCACCGCGCGGGCAACTCGGGGGCGCTCGTCCTGCTCGCCCGCTTACGCGAGAAGGCCGGGGACACCTCCGGCGCCGAAGCACTCGTCCTCCAGGCGGCCGCCGCCGGCGACAGCCAGGTGCTCAACGAGTTCGTGGTGCGCAGGGAGAAGAGCGGCGACAGCGAGGGCGCCGAGCGTCTGGCCTCGGCCGGCGGTGGCCAGGTGCTGCTGCAACTGGCCCGGCTGTGGGAGTCGGACGGCAGAGGACCGGAGGCGGAACGGCTCTACCAGCGCGCGGCGGAACGGGGACGGACCCAGGCATGGGCGGAACTGGCCCGCCTGAAGCAGCAGGCCGGCGACCACGAGGCGGCGGAGGACCACGCCCGTGCCGCGGCCCGGGCGGGACACGTGGAGGTGCTCTCGGACCTCGCGCGCACCTGCGCCCGGGAGGGACTGCCGGACGACGCCGACCGCCTCCACCGAGTCGCCGTCGACTCGGGCTACGACGGCGCGCTGCCCCACTGGGCGGAACTGCGCGGCCAGGCGGACCCCCGATGGCGGGACCTCCCCCGCTACGGCCTCGCCGCGAACGGCGACCTGTCAGCCCCCTGGTGCTTCGGCCCCACGGGCGACCCGAGGCCCTGCCGCGGCGACCTGGAGGGCCTCTGCCGCGAACGCGAGGGCGTCAGAGCCTGTCTGACGGCGACCGTCCGGCCGACGGGAGGAGGATGA
- a CDS encoding FG-GAP-like repeat-containing protein: protein MRTPLLRRLATMATTLGLTSLGLLGAGASPAQAAISDCPPGYFCAWKTYDGTGTMFKTNTDKATLGSWDNTFRAVVNRTSRYACLYDDPNYGENSSGAAVWAPDPAGTEWGNGGGAVSSVKFVVSARECSSPAYPDWYATTAPRAQGFGDLNGDRKADLLVRDKAGRLWLLPGDNSGRMVGSGGWNAMNALARHGDFSGDGREDVIAREASTGKLWLYPGTGTGTLGARKLIGTGGWNAMSRITAVGDLSGDGRSDLMAVEKATGKLYLYPGTSAGSLGSRKLLGTGGWNAMNALAGVGDMNSDGRPDLYAREASTGKLWLYPGRTGALGARVLVGTGGWNVMDTLLGLGDVNGDDRADLVTTTTSRYVGEECRGAGCLLVYAGRGTGALERGVVTGTDWWNLNGAF, encoded by the coding sequence ATGCGCACACCCCTGCTCCGACGCCTGGCCACGATGGCCACGACGCTGGGGCTCACCTCGCTCGGGCTCCTCGGCGCGGGCGCGTCACCCGCACAGGCGGCGATCAGCGACTGCCCGCCGGGTTACTTCTGTGCCTGGAAGACGTACGACGGCACGGGCACCATGTTCAAGACGAACACCGACAAGGCGACGCTCGGAAGCTGGGACAACACCTTCCGGGCCGTCGTGAACCGCACGTCCCGGTACGCCTGCCTGTACGACGACCCCAACTACGGCGAGAACTCCAGCGGCGCCGCCGTGTGGGCCCCCGACCCCGCGGGCACCGAGTGGGGCAACGGGGGCGGCGCCGTCAGCTCGGTGAAGTTCGTCGTCAGCGCGCGGGAGTGCTCCTCCCCGGCCTACCCGGACTGGTACGCGACGACCGCCCCCCGGGCGCAGGGTTTCGGCGACCTGAACGGCGATCGCAAGGCCGATCTCCTCGTCCGCGACAAGGCCGGGCGGCTGTGGCTGCTGCCCGGTGACAACAGCGGGCGGATGGTGGGCTCGGGCGGCTGGAACGCCATGAACGCCCTCGCCCGGCACGGTGACTTCAGCGGCGACGGCCGCGAGGACGTCATCGCCCGCGAGGCGTCCACCGGCAAGCTGTGGCTCTACCCCGGCACCGGCACCGGCACCCTCGGCGCGCGCAAGCTGATCGGCACGGGCGGCTGGAACGCCATGTCCCGGATCACCGCCGTCGGCGACCTGTCCGGCGACGGCCGCTCCGACCTGATGGCGGTCGAGAAGGCCACCGGCAAGCTGTACCTGTACCCGGGCACCTCCGCCGGCTCCCTCGGCTCGCGCAAGCTCCTGGGCACCGGCGGCTGGAACGCGATGAACGCGCTCGCCGGCGTCGGGGACATGAACAGTGACGGCCGTCCCGACCTCTACGCGCGCGAGGCGTCCACCGGCAAGCTGTGGCTGTACCCGGGCCGCACCGGCGCCCTCGGCGCACGCGTCCTGGTCGGCACCGGCGGCTGGAACGTCATGGACACCCTCCTGGGACTGGGCGACGTCAACGGGGACGACCGCGCCGACCTCGTCACCACCACCACGAGCCGCTACGTCGGGGAAGAGTGCCGAGGCGCCGGCTGCCTGCTCGTGTACGCGGGCCGCGGCACCGGCGCGCTGGAGCGGGGCGTCGTGACCGGCACCGACTGGTGGAACCTGAACGGCGCCTTCTGA